One Lysinibacillus sp. OF-1 DNA segment encodes these proteins:
- the rlmB gene encoding 23S rRNA (guanosine(2251)-2'-O)-methyltransferase RlmB: MAEQNGEIIAGKNPVLEALRSGRDMNKVWIAEGVKKSGVNELLDLARERGVIVQFVPKKKVDQLSSANHQGIVASVAAYKYAELEDLFAAAANKQEDPFFLILDELEDPHNLGSIMRTADAIGAHGIIIPKRRSVSLTAVVAKASTGAIEHVPVVRVNNLAQTVDELKERGVWIAGTDAKGSVDYRKMDATLPLAIIIGSEGKGMGRLLKEKCDFLYHLPMVGHVTSLNASVAAALLMYEVYRKRQEANE, from the coding sequence ATGGCAGAACAAAATGGTGAAATTATTGCCGGTAAAAACCCAGTGTTAGAAGCACTTCGTTCAGGCCGCGATATGAATAAAGTATGGATTGCAGAAGGTGTCAAAAAATCTGGTGTGAATGAATTGCTAGATTTAGCCCGAGAACGTGGTGTAATAGTTCAGTTTGTCCCAAAAAAGAAAGTCGATCAATTATCGAGTGCTAATCATCAAGGAATTGTTGCATCTGTTGCCGCTTATAAGTATGCTGAACTTGAGGATTTATTTGCAGCTGCAGCCAATAAACAGGAAGATCCTTTTTTCCTAATTTTAGACGAGCTAGAGGATCCTCATAATCTAGGGTCTATTATGCGAACGGCTGATGCTATCGGAGCACATGGTATTATTATTCCAAAGCGTCGATCTGTTAGTTTAACAGCTGTAGTGGCAAAAGCATCCACAGGTGCTATTGAACATGTTCCAGTTGTACGTGTGAACAATCTTGCTCAAACGGTTGATGAACTAAAAGAACGAGGTGTATGGATCGCTGGTACAGATGCGAAGGGCTCGGTGGATTATCGAAAAATGGATGCCACATTACCGTTAGCCATCATTATTGGCAGTGAGGGCAAGGGAATGGGTCGTTTATTAAAAGAAAAATGCGATTTTTTATATCACTTACCAATGGTTGGGCATGTTACATCATTAAACGCATCAGTTGCTGCAGCGCTTTTAATGTATGAAGTGTATCGTAAACGTCAAGAAGCGAATGAGTAA
- the sigH gene encoding RNA polymerase sporulation sigma factor SigH, which translates to MFKNSIVQVTQDFERFNDEELIEMVHQGNTDALDYLITKYRLLVRAKARSYFLIGADKEDIVQEGMIGLYKAIRDFKGDKLASFRAFAELCITRQIITAIKTATRQKHIPLNSYISLDKPIFDEESDRTLMDVLTGAIMDDPEELMIHREEFGYLEEKMSEILSELELQVLALYLDGQSYHEISEKLNRHVKSIDNALQRVKRKLERHLVLEEMS; encoded by the coding sequence ATGTTTAAAAATAGCATTGTACAAGTGACACAAGATTTTGAACGATTCAATGATGAAGAACTTATTGAAATGGTGCATCAAGGTAATACAGATGCGTTGGATTACTTAATTACGAAATACCGTTTGTTAGTAAGAGCAAAGGCAAGGTCCTATTTCTTAATTGGAGCAGATAAGGAAGACATCGTGCAAGAGGGTATGATTGGTTTATATAAAGCGATCCGTGATTTTAAAGGCGATAAACTGGCTTCTTTTAGGGCTTTTGCAGAGCTGTGTATTACAAGGCAGATTATCACGGCGATTAAAACAGCTACTAGGCAAAAGCATATTCCACTAAACTCCTATATCTCTTTGGACAAGCCTATATTTGATGAAGAGTCAGACCGAACGCTAATGGATGTGCTAACAGGTGCTATTATGGACGATCCAGAAGAATTGATGATTCATAGAGAAGAGTTCGGCTATTTAGAAGAAAAAATGAGTGAGATTTTAAGTGAATTAGAACTACAAGTTTTAGCTTTATATTTAGATGGTCAGTCTTATCATGAAATTTCTGAGAAATTAAATCGCCATGTGAAATCGATTGATAATGCATTGCAGCGGGTCAAGCGTAAATTAGAGCGACATTTGGTCCTTGAGGAAATGTCTTAG
- a CDS encoding Mini-ribonuclease 3, translating to METRVIKLDKLRNEDVKQLNALALAYMGDAVLEQKIREHLLRSGRVKPNTLHREATRYVSAKAQSMIVHRMMDENYLTEEELAVFRRGRNAKSGSVPKNTDVQTYRNSSGFEAVLGSLYLLNELERVYEIIAYAIQIIEESKGVSK from the coding sequence ATGGAAACGAGGGTAATAAAGTTGGATAAACTTCGCAATGAAGATGTTAAGCAATTAAATGCGCTGGCATTAGCCTATATGGGGGATGCCGTATTAGAACAAAAAATACGTGAGCATTTGCTACGTTCTGGCCGTGTTAAGCCGAATACGCTGCATCGAGAGGCAACTCGTTATGTTTCAGCAAAAGCGCAATCTATGATCGTTCATCGCATGATGGATGAAAATTATTTAACAGAGGAGGAATTGGCTGTGTTCCGTCGTGGACGCAATGCCAAATCCGGCTCTGTACCAAAAAATACAGATGTCCAAACCTATCGTAATAGCTCAGGCTTTGAGGCAGTGCTTGGTAGTTTATATTTATTAAATGAACTAGAACGCGTGTATGAAATCATTGCATATGCTATTCAAATAATCGAGGAATCAAAGGGAGTGTCTAAATAA
- a CDS encoding NYN domain-containing protein has translation MKNILLVDGYNMIGSWKELRPLRDTNFEDARRKLIEVMAEYKAAMDWRVIIVFDAHLVPGVEQSYIENGVEVIYTRKNETADERIEKMTRELKARNVQIHVATSDMAEQSVIFGNGALRKSARELEIDTSIIQHKISHDVRRKQESKPPSRIELKPDVALAFEKWRRGLK, from the coding sequence ATGAAAAACATTTTGCTTGTTGATGGCTATAATATGATTGGATCTTGGAAAGAGCTGCGGCCATTGCGTGATACAAATTTTGAGGATGCGCGCAGAAAGCTGATAGAAGTTATGGCTGAATATAAAGCGGCTATGGACTGGCGCGTAATTATTGTTTTTGACGCACATCTTGTACCAGGAGTTGAGCAATCTTATATAGAAAATGGTGTAGAAGTCATTTATACCCGTAAAAATGAAACGGCAGATGAACGAATAGAAAAAATGACGCGTGAACTAAAGGCTAGAAATGTACAGATACATGTAGCAACGTCCGATATGGCAGAGCAAAGCGTTATCTTTGGTAATGGTGCTCTAAGGAAATCGGCTAGAGAGCTAGAAATTGATACAAGCATTATCCAACATAAAATTTCACATGACGTGAGGCGCAAACAAGAAAGCAAGCCGCCTTCTCGTATAGAATTAAAGCCAGATGTTGCACTTGCTTTTGAAAAATGGCGACGAGGATTGAAATGA
- the secE gene encoding preprotein translocase subunit SecE, with the protein MGKIKGFLSDVMSEMRKTSWPKSKELTKYTVVVISTVVIMALFFVLVDLGVSSLFRWYLDL; encoded by the coding sequence ATGGGCAAGATCAAAGGCTTTTTAAGTGATGTAATGTCTGAAATGCGCAAAACAAGCTGGCCAAAAAGTAAAGAACTAACGAAATATACAGTCGTTGTAATTTCAACTGTTGTCATTATGGCTTTATTTTTTGTATTAGTTGACTTAGGTGTTTCATCATTATTCCGCTGGTACTTAGATTTATAA
- the rpmG gene encoding 50S ribosomal protein L33, whose translation MAKKVVLNCEKCGSRNYTFPAKEGSTVRLELKKFCSHCNEHTMHKQTL comes from the coding sequence ATGGCAAAAAAAGTCGTGCTAAATTGCGAGAAATGCGGGTCGAGAAATTACACGTTCCCAGCTAAAGAAGGTTCAACTGTACGTCTCGAATTAAAGAAATTTTGCTCGCATTGCAATGAACATACAATGCATAAACAAACGCTATAA